A segment of the Myripristis murdjan chromosome 20, fMyrMur1.1, whole genome shotgun sequence genome:
GGGAGATAGCAATATTCAGGAAAcctcagcaaaacacacagaaactccctggatggaaacaaagtGGGAAACATATATATCTCTTATTGTATTTTGAGTGACCCTTTTCCTTCCTTTGactccaaaacacacaaataggGCTAGatcagttgtatttttttttttttttttcaaacctggAAACATGAATTTTGGTCGCCAGCCTTTTTCTCAAAAACGATTTCTCCTATTTCAGTGATGGTCCAGTGAACTCACCTCAGTCATACCAGGCTCAAAAAGGATTTTTCTGTTTGCTCCACAGGGAAACAGAGTCTGcagcaggagaacaggaggCAACTCCTATGCATAACTgacactacaaaataaaagcctgacaCTTTTACAGACTGGGTCATGCTCAGTAATCATCaggtaatcattttttttccacccaaaaGGCCGAATTGACAGATGATTTCACAGATCGcctcagtattgatcctgatatgaatgtgtgtcagtattgatcctgatcgGCTTGGCTACAACAGGTATCAATGGGGCAATcgtaaatggctttgaaaaactgAGTTAAGGCTGCTTTTCTGAAAAGAGaagctctaaaaaaaaaaggttcgcAAATGATCATTAAATCAATAGAACTGCTTCGTTTGGACCAGAACTACTTTACTTCACAAACCAAGCACTACCTTTCAAACTGTAACCTTCCACGCTTCAGCTTGGCAGGGTCTAGCTGCAGCCTCCCGAgcagaaacagcaaaagaaaaagtcCCAAAAGAATCTCACTGCCTAAGACCATGACTCCTGACAAAATGATCAGTTTGTGATCAGGAGCCTGAAGCACATcgatatcaggatcaataccGCAGCACAtcaatatcaggatcaataccGCAGCACATtgatatcaggatcaatactgcaGCACATcgatatcaggatcaatactgcaGCACATcgatatcaggatcaatactgcaGCGACCAGTGAGATGATGATGCTCTCTaaatctgaggatgatgccagataatgTGTAAATTATAGGGCCTAGTTTCCAAAAATAGCGAACTGGCCCTTTAAACTGATATCAAGAGCTAATGGAAGATGATGGCTTGTACTGGGACGGTTTTCTGTCTAGTGGATGCTGCcattttgtttaatatttttcattatttactcatttattctGTGGATCTAAGtcatgtgtgttgttttgtcactttttattttttatttcttgctgaaataaaagttaaatgcTTCATTAATGGCAACACAGAACTCACAACCCTCAGCGTGGTGTTCAGGAGCCTGTGGGAAAATCCAACATCTGGACCTTGCGAGGCAGCTGCTAAACTGtgtgactttttattttgtttttttttgtttttttgtttgtttgttttttttaaatcagaaactTGGAATGTAAGCGATCAATAAGCAAgaatgattttgtttgtttgtttgtgacttTTTGTGTCCTGTCCGTTAGAAAGGGTTATTCCCATTTGAagatatatattaaaaaaaactgaataatcTAATAATGAACTCGGACATGCTTCTTGTCTGGGAGCCATGCAGgcatgatgtttgtttgtttgattgtttgtttacatcaagCTGTAACTTATATGAcatgtgaggtttatttttttgtgattccATATTTCTCCAGAGCTCTCTGAGtctgatttgttcatattttgtcCACAATTTTAATAAACTTGGAGTGgggaaaagtggaaaaatgtgATCACGTTGTTCCTGTGAGTGAGCTTCGAGCCTCTGATCTGTTGGAGgacaaaattcattttaagGTGGAAATGATTTCAGCGGAATAATCACCCGAGCCAccagatttctgttttttctgtcagttttgaaTCTTCCTAGTAGGAACTCTGAGACACTTCTCCTCATGCCCTGCAAAACACCTTTTTTGCTGCTAGTATCCTGCAGGAGGCGCTACAACCCATCAGTTTTCAGGTATGGAACTCACTCTGAATGAAACCTttaatataaacattttttttttttaccaaataaATTGTCGTTACAGAGAGCAATTTCCTTTTGTTCCCCCCTTAAAATATTCTCAGCCAATAAAAGCTGACTAACACACTGACTGTCACTGTGTGCAGTGCCGCAGTGGGAAATAAATGTGAGCAAATACAAATATTATACAGTCTACTGTTAGTATAAGGcatcacaatatttttaaaaaattaggaAAGCGTCATGTTTTTAGACCTCATCATGAAAGCCATATCATATGAGCCAATAATGTGCACTCACATTAACTAATCCTTCAAATTaataatatgcaaaaaaaaaaaaaaacaaacaaacaagaaaaccatACCAATAGATCTCTATATCAATAAGGCAATATTGCAAATCCAAACGAGAGAGATTCTGTTGAACAATGTGAGAAATCTCTTCAAAATAGAGctgcagtctttttttctttctttctttctttcttttgttttttttttctttcgctcTGGAGAGGGAAGACGTGCAGGtataatgatgaaaaaagacaaacgcTCTCATTAATCTGCTGGAGGAATCAGTCTCACCTCACTTTGATAACTAGGGAAATAAAGATGAGACAGGTAAAATACCTGGAGACTCTGTGGGCGGGGCCTGTGATCTTTGAAGAACAAGTCAACTGTCAGCGTGTGGGGTGTAATTTTCCACTCAAACTGATCTTACCCCGCCCCCACCACCTGTCCCGCTTCACCGTTCAGTGATATAaatcctcctcgtcctcctcctcctcagtatctcatcctcctcctccccatggCAGCAGCTGACagcctcctgctctgctctctgctctggaTTAGCAGTCTGGCGCAGGGAAAAGGTGAGCACCTTAATACCGGCCCTGAGCTGCTTTGAAAGGAAACTTATTTTTAAGTCAAactattatttttgtaattaaaaTATGTTCATCCACCTATTATGTGTCAGCGATGCAGTATGGGCTTATTTGTAAATAGTGTTGTGAATAAAAAGTGTTATAAATATTCATACATATAAACATCTATACAAAGCAATAGTTCACATATACTAACTGTACCACCAAAACAACCCAAATTGGCTTTCTTTTAACCCAGCAGATTGAAGAGTGCATGTGTTTTAAAATCTAAACACCTGCAGGAGTCTCAGTTCATTCAAGGGGTTCATTTCAGCCAGCTTTGCTTCAGACACAATGCGTCTGTGTCTGGTGACAGCAGTTTGCTTGTGGATCGGATTTCCGTCACCCAGTCTCACATGCAGCAGAGACGCCGCTGAACGCAGTGGGAAACGCCCACTGAGCTCCACTGGACTCCCCCGGGGTGAACGGGACCTGCAGgaagctcctgcagctccagagGGAGAGGGACGCCTGCATCGTTAAAATTTAATGACATCTACTTACTGTTTGCTTCAGTGCCTCCTCTGGCTACATCTTatgatatatatttaataaGGATGCaaccaatgattttttttttttttaaattgtcaattaatttcttgttttcttcagttAATATGCTGTATAAAGAGTCTAAAACAACATCAAATTCTCAAATTCAAAACTTAGTGTCTTTGTTAAGCTGGGAAATTAGCCAGTCTATTAAGTTAATTAGATGACTAATCATTTCAGCTCTAACTAGTGTTTGCTGGATCAGGTGCACCGAGACtttaaagcaggggtgtcaaactcgtgccatggagggccaagaggctgcaggttttcattccaaccaacaactccaccaggtgatttcactgattagtcccgcctctctgtttcgaggtagggtgatcagggaaatcacctggtggagttgttggttggaatgaaaacctgcagcctcttggccctccatggcacgagtttgacacccctgctttaaaGGTTCCCAGGCGTGGATCGAATGCAGGAGCCAGAATCTTCCTTTGACTTCGGTCCAAGCTGGTGGCCGACGAAGGAAAAATACTGAACACCCCACCGCAGTCAAAAAAAGTTTCCACTGAGCTGAAATTTGAAGACCAAGCTGAAGCGAtagttgtgtttctgtgcagctCACTGACAGCAGCGCCTGTGGCACCCAGACAGTGATCGGTGCAAAATCTGTGCCAAGAAAAAACTATCCGGTGACAAAACATGAAAGAACCTGCCAGTGTTTTTTAATTCTTCGCTAGAGGTGTGAGTCTTTGGCTTCCAGAAAGTGAGTTTGGTTCACaattttcctctgaaatgtggaaaaaaaacacagaaaaaaaatccattactgaaaaaaaaagtcacactaCATAGTACAAttcaggccaaagtcagagcaattcattctgtttctctcttttagCACATCGGTGCAGTTGAATTATCAGATTTTCTAAATGATGCATTGACACAATCAAGAAATTTTTACACCCTGACTCATCAGTCATCCAGCTTTGTTGATTTTGTGCGCGCCGTAGCTTCACTTTCATATTCTTGTTTGACAGGAAATGGGAGTTGGCACTGTCTCCTGCGGCCCATCTGCCGGTAGTGCCACATTTTTGCACGGGGATGTACCTGAATACTTGTCTGAAAACAAGCACTGCCAGTTCACTCAGACCTTTGGCACCTTTCGTTGTAAACAGTCCAAGCAGGTGAAAATCTAAGTCCAGAGGTTCCAGAGTCGGGTGCTGATACGATTTCATCACTGTCAGTGTCTTAATGATTCCCTGTTATCAATCTTAATTTGCGTTATAAtgattatctatttattcagCAATTTCCTAAGATTGTGCATGGCCAGTTCTTAAGACACTTGGAGTTTGGCTCTTGAGCATTTCCAAACTTGTGTCATGTGTTCCTTTAAGTTCACTTTGTTAAGCCAATGTGCActgatgacaacaaaacaaaacaaactcacacatgTTCATGATGCCACACATAAATACTGAAATTAGTAGAAGGGGTCTCCAAGAGAAAGGCCGCTTTGTGTGTCAAGGTGTCTCAAGTTATGAAAGTGTTCTACCAAAGaagttccagggctggttcggagccagtgcctgacttagcaccggttctttgtttttccaccgcccaagcaccggccaaactggttccaaattggttcaggcaagcaccaacttcaaGCATGGGCTAAAAAGAGGCCAGAGAacatcattggtgggcggggttacagatccaaacgggaacagcgaatgccataaacgtaaagctaaacgtAGTCGCCGTtagttccgaccacgaatacaaCGGGgagccagcaataattgcgttttatGCCTCTcgatcgcaatgtaggcttgtaaagacacaagcagtatttgcattgcTACGATGGCTCGTCCATTTGTCGTCAATGTTGGTTtttgtgattccaagcgagcgtctcacacacccacgtgatcacgttttacgctgaTTTAATGACATGGGTCTggcttggctccgcttggctccaggccgatggaaaagcaaactggttctttgttggaaccagttaagcaccggctctagaaCCAGCAccaaactagcaccaggttctttttggtggaaaaggggcaaatgAGCCTGTCAGACgcaaaacaagcacttttagaGGACGTAATTTGATGGGAGAACTTGCCCTGCGTGACGACTTGGCCAAGCGTTCTTGCCCAGTTCTTTTCCGAATCCAAAAGTCTTTGTCCCTATCAGTCACTTTGACCACAAAAGTCGGATAGGGCCCTAGGTTGGAAAATACTGGAATTATCTTTTATGGTGTCTTGAGGTTTGGTGATGTCTTAAAGCATCTCAAGACATGCAGGTCTTATGTCTTCAGACATCTTAAGGCATCTGAGGTGGGCTGGGTGTGGACATTTTTGGTGGAAAGTTTGACGGGCTGTGGTGACACTTGTGTTCCTCTGGCCCCCCTCCCCTGGCCTGAAAAAGATCCTTAATTTCTGTCAAAGCTTCAATTAAATTAATTGTTTCCTCAGACATCCCTGACCCGGGAAGACGGTTCCTACTTGAAGAGGGTAGTTGGAGGACAAAATATCTGTTCAAATCTGTTCAAACGGCTTAACTCACACTGGAGCGGTTTCTTGCCACAGTCTAAAGCTTGTCTTCATGACAAGTGACCATTCCTGATGCTGTTACGTAACATCACACGCAGTCAGaaacaataagaataaagaCAAAAGCTCAAACCGGGGAACTGATTACAGGAAACATTGGGTGAAATTTGTTTTGATGGTGAGTTCCTGCAATGTTTGAACTAGTTCTTTGGATTCTGGTTGCTTTAATGCCCATCATGTCCCACCTCACACTGCACTCAAACACTAGAATCATACTTGTTTGCCGCTATCATCAGTAGTCAGTGCATAatcaatgtgtttttgtgtccgCAGAACTCATTGTGACATGTATACAGTCGGAGGAGTGCGTGCTTCCCTGCCACTTTGAATCGGACGGGAAAGGCGCGAGGATCATGTGGTACAAGAAGAAAGCGGTGGTGAGCTGCACGCGCTACGGCGACACCCACTTTGTGATTGGCCATAACTCTCCCGCCGACATGTACAGGGGAAGAACCGACCTGTATGCCGACCAGGTGCTGCAGGGCAACGCCACACTGCTGCTGAGAGACATCACCCCGCAGGATCAGGGCAAATACTTCTGCATCACCATGACGGCCCCGCGCACCGACGAGTCCGGGGTCATCTCCCTCGTGATAAAGGGTAGGTGCCGATTAAAGTGATGTCATGGTGCGTGCAGGACTGTCTCTGGTGTCCTGCACACCTTTTAATGCTCCAATCCAGAGGTTTTCAGTGTGAGAGGTGGGCCGCCTCCAGGGGGCACCAAACAGTTCAGGCTAAGAGGATGAAAAAGACACTCATGAAGGATTTACAATAAACTGATTTTAGCCTCAATGTCTGTCATTTGGTTAAACAGAGAGAGTTATAGGGagtttttactatttttacCAACTCTGTCAGAGTCAGACAgcgttttttttctgtattaaaTCCCACTTTTACTGGCATACGAAGCTGCCTAGGTTGggatttttaggatttttttgttctttaggGATTTTTAATGGACTTGCATTTATTCTCTACAGCTTTTCCCTAATGGTAGCCACAACCAACTTATGCCTAACACTAACCTCAACCTGAACCAATGAGcctgaatgaaaatgtgaaaaagactGTCACAGTTCAAGGAAATGCAACCTCTTTATCCTTACAAACATGTTGCTATGTagaacatttttatattttgagtttCTTGTCTTGACATTCATTTTTACCACTTAGCAGCGTAACTTGCCCTTGAAACGCAGTGATcctgtggctccgcccactaAGGTTTAATTCCACCAATAAGATTGTTTCTGTCTCAGAGGATATTACTCTAAAACTAAAGCTCATATTCCCAGTTAAATCTGATCTTTTTGCAGCGGCAGACACATTAActtcattaaagtttcatcggACAAAAGTGAGATTTATTGTCACCAAATGTCTGCTGGTGCAAACTGGGAATTGAACAGTGCTTAAAAATTATGTTTGaagttattgttgttttttaaagttcaaaAAGGGAACTTAGACACAGTTTTTCCACAGTTAAAACCATGCATTTCGAGTTGGACCGTACAGATTGTTGTTGTCCTGCAGCTCCGGTCCGGGAGGTTCACATCGAGCGCCTTGGTGACTCGGTCAGCTGCAGCGCAGGAGGAATCTACCCGGCACCGGCGGTCAGCTGGTCCACCGAGCCGCCCACTGATGCCCAGAACCTCCAGAACTCGACGAGAACCCAGATAAACCTGTGGGGGTTTTACGACATCCACAGCTCTCTGAGACTTCTGGGAAATAACGCTGAAGATCTGACCTACATCTGCTCGGTGACCAGCGACATGAACAAGAGAACGGCCTTCCTGAAACACCAAGGTACATAAAGATGAAAACACCTTCCAcctctgatgctgctgctgctgctgctgctgatgatgatgctgtctgtgttttagtgtgtcGTGACagtttaaatgctgtttcagaggcttttccactctgacaacaaatatatatatcGATATTTTAATTTGGCACgaaatcaatcaaatttaaaGGTGCGCTATGAAAATGAGTGGAagtttagactcagctgacattTATGACCAGGTCAGGGCAGTGAGAGCCATTCAGAGCCATCTTATTGTATGTatatcccacttttttttttttttttttttttttttgagtctgaAGGGTCCTCGGCAACTTTTCATAGCGCtcctttaaaaattaaaatattgcaGCTTCAGTCTATAAAAACTGTCAAACCTTcatacaaagagaaagaaactcCATGGTTACcacaacagcacaacaaagCCTTATGGGAATTGTCTCAGCTCCCATCCAGGCCAGCCCCAGCGGCGACGTGGTGATTCCCTGCGGCTTTCCCGTCCCTCGGAGCTTCAACCTGACCTGGAGCTTCAACCGCCTGGAGCCCATCCTCTCTCTGAGCGTAAGCGGGCAGAAGGCGGTGCTGAGCGTCCGGGGCCGGTGGGCGGCTCACGTGTTGAACCGCAGCTCGCCGTCGAGCGGCCTGCAGCTCCAcagcctgcagctgcagcaccagGGGGCGTACACCTGCGAGCTCAGCACCGCCGACGAGACGCACGTCAGCCACACCAACCTGACCTTCACCGGGGGTGAGGACGCCACCAAGCCACAAACAGGGCTGCACATAATGActatttccactgtttttttgttgttgtttttttcaaagttcTCATTACTTTTtcaattaattacttttttagtCTGTAGTGTCAAGAATCATGACAAAGTCTGACTGGaggtgatcagagcccaaagtgacgtcttcaaatgtctgaccagcagccaaaaaaaccccaaaagcATTAATTTTACAAAGATATAAACCGTGAAAAGGCAGGCAGTCTCAGCATCTTAGTCAAGCTGCACTCAGGCAAAGTTTGGCATTTGACTTGATGAATTAATACAATTATTCTTTAATTCTTTCTTTAAATATTTCCTGTTGACTAATGAAGTCAGCTTCATTTACAGCTGCACACAGTCACTCTCAGCTGCCATGTGCaaccaccagaaaaaaaaacaacaaagaattaCTGGAAGCTTCCAGTGGCAGCAGTAAGCCTTTGACCGGCTCAACCTGTCTTTCAGTTCAGCCTGGTGCGGCTCGTCAGCATCTTGCTGTGTGTGGACACAAATTCATGCACACAGGCTGCATATTGCAACATCATAACACAccagcactgacacacaaagTCCTGCTTCTGGTGCTGAAACTGACACTGTTATAATCTGTGATAAATGAGATTTTAGAAAATGTAacgtctgtttttttcctctttatcaTTTTCTCAGACGGTGAATCCTCCGGACAGGTTTTCATCTACGTTGTCGTGATCGGCATGCTCTCATACTTCCTGCTGATGTCCTACGGCACTCTGGTGTTCCTCCTCTTAAAGCGTGAGTTGTTGAGTGTGAAAAGTAATCACTGTGAAAGTATTTGCTTGACTCACCCTGACGGTGTTCAGAGCCGCTCCCTTCAGGCCACAGCTGCTGTGCCAAATCAAACAAAGTCAGGCtgtcagattgtttttttaacatcGGGCCTTTTTCACCTCGGTGCCACGTTTAGTTCACTGACATCATGAGGGGGGTGAGAGGCGTCATAGACTactttaataaataatataacactattactgaatgaaatgacatggaGTTCATGCTCTCGTAACTTCAAAGCCCTTACTAAAGGACTTCATGTCTTTAACTGTTGATACAAGGTGAATGGAAGTGAACGGCAGCTTCCAGAAAGTGCTCGCTGATCTTCTTCTGGCCtccaaaaaacagcaacaataaaaacaagcaatacaTAAAAATCATACCGtatcaataacacaaaaagacatgaaCAAGCCAAACGTAAagatcagta
Coding sequences within it:
- the LOC115378543 gene encoding V-set domain-containing T-cell activation inhibitor 1-like isoform X1 yields the protein MAAADSLLLCSLLWISSLAQGKELIVTCIQSEECVLPCHFESDGKGARIMWYKKKAVVSCTRYGDTHFVIGHNSPADMYRGRTDLYADQVLQGNATLLLRDITPQDQGKYFCITMTAPRTDESGVISLVIKAPVREVHIERLGDSVSCSAGGIYPAPAVSWSTEPPTDAQNLQNSTRTQINLWGFYDIHSSLRLLGNNAEDLTYICSVTSDMNKRTAFLKHQAPIQASPSGDVVIPCGFPVPRSFNLTWSFNRLEPILSLSVSGQKAVLSVRGRWAAHVLNRSSPSSGLQLHSLQLQHQGAYTCELSTADETHVSHTNLTFTGDGESSGQVFIYVVVIGMLSYFLLMSYGTLVFLLLKLRRQDRGGGGQEPSTELQELNQSNGGVEINTAR
- the LOC115378543 gene encoding V-set domain-containing T-cell activation inhibitor 1-like isoform X2, encoding MWYKKKAVVSCTRYGDTHFVIGHNSPADMYRGRTDLYADQVLQGNATLLLRDITPQDQGKYFCITMTAPRTDESGVISLVIKAPVREVHIERLGDSVSCSAGGIYPAPAVSWSTEPPTDAQNLQNSTRTQINLWGFYDIHSSLRLLGNNAEDLTYICSVTSDMNKRTAFLKHQAPIQASPSGDVVIPCGFPVPRSFNLTWSFNRLEPILSLSVSGQKAVLSVRGRWAAHVLNRSSPSSGLQLHSLQLQHQGAYTCELSTADETHVSHTNLTFTGDGESSGQVFIYVVVIGMLSYFLLMSYGTLVFLLLKLRRQDRGGGGQEPSTELQELNQSNGGVEINTAR